In Bacillus sp. FJAT-45037, the following are encoded in one genomic region:
- the phnE gene encoding phosphonate ABC transporter, permease protein PhnE: protein MSFPEKKVDSDVHFTVQKIVVEEKQARSIDELYLDLLRRKRLVRSNQLVISAVLLALILWSWYETGFQLSSLYSGLGNIANFIVLDLLPPDFSAIGVYIKPAIDTVLMSYVGVVISVVFSLFFGFLAANNLTFHPIVAVISRSIIAFLRAVPALVWGILMVAAFGLGPFAGTIALGLSGIGILGKAYADILEELDEGQIEAVRATGASWFQVVGQAVWPQFKAGFVGWSLYKMDLNIREAAVLGLIGAGGIGSILQSSISLFQYQRAALGILIIWLLILIVEFTTAKVRERIL from the coding sequence GTGAGTTTTCCAGAAAAAAAGGTAGATTCGGATGTGCATTTCACTGTTCAGAAAATAGTAGTAGAGGAGAAGCAAGCTCGCTCGATTGATGAACTTTATCTTGACTTACTAAGAAGAAAGAGGCTTGTTCGTTCTAATCAACTGGTCATTTCAGCGGTTTTACTCGCTCTTATTCTTTGGTCGTGGTATGAAACGGGCTTCCAGTTATCGAGCTTATACTCGGGACTTGGTAATATCGCTAATTTTATAGTGCTTGACTTATTACCACCAGACTTCTCTGCCATAGGGGTCTACATTAAACCAGCGATAGATACGGTTCTAATGAGTTATGTCGGTGTGGTCATTTCAGTTGTATTTTCATTGTTCTTTGGCTTTCTTGCTGCTAATAATTTAACGTTTCACCCGATTGTTGCTGTGATTAGTCGTTCTATTATTGCCTTTTTACGTGCGGTTCCTGCATTGGTATGGGGAATTTTAATGGTAGCCGCGTTTGGTTTAGGGCCATTTGCTGGAACCATTGCACTAGGACTTTCTGGGATTGGAATTCTAGGAAAGGCGTATGCCGATATTTTAGAAGAATTAGATGAAGGTCAGATCGAGGCTGTGAGAGCGACTGGAGCTAGTTGGTTTCAAGTTGTTGGTCAAGCGGTATGGCCTCAATTTAAAGCAGGGTTTGTTGGATGGTCGTTATATAAAATGGATTTAAATATCCGTGAAGCGGCGGTACTTGGATTAATTGGTGCGGGTGGAATTGGTTCGATTCTTCAAAGCTCTATTAGTCTCTTTCAGTACCAAAGAGCAGCTCTTGGAATTTTGATTATCTGGCTACTTATATTAATTGTTGAATTTACAACGGCCAAAGTAAGGGAGCGAATCTTATGA
- a CDS encoding Cof-type HAD-IIB family hydrolase, with protein MKLIAIDLDGTLLNNEGRVSAYTQDVLNEVADHGHKIAVVTGRHFQITDKIASLFPRSEFMVCFNGAGVAEPKTRELKQLHTYDITDVAHVIETLKEWGLAYVVETEDRFIVESIYDDIMSVFRAHNVTFDEMKNIREVEKAIVKLSIRGTERELDRLTPLIAQLVPELYVIRSGEQSVDVINRAASKGKAVQWLGEHYGIPREQTIAFGNFDNDMTMLEFASIGVAMANAPIRVKKIADVITASNEEDGVASFLDEYILKNKPTARLQLFSKKANL; from the coding sequence TTGAAACTAATTGCAATCGACCTTGATGGAACACTATTGAATAACGAGGGAAGAGTATCAGCTTATACACAGGATGTATTAAATGAAGTGGCAGATCATGGCCATAAAATTGCTGTAGTGACAGGGAGACACTTTCAAATAACCGATAAAATTGCTAGTCTGTTTCCACGATCTGAGTTTATGGTTTGCTTTAATGGGGCGGGAGTTGCAGAGCCAAAAACACGTGAACTTAAGCAGCTACATACATATGACATCACTGACGTTGCTCATGTGATTGAGACATTAAAGGAATGGGGCTTAGCTTACGTCGTTGAAACAGAAGACAGATTTATTGTTGAATCGATCTATGATGACATTATGTCTGTATTTCGTGCTCATAACGTCACGTTTGATGAAATGAAAAATATTCGAGAAGTAGAGAAAGCGATTGTGAAGCTATCTATCCGAGGGACTGAAAGAGAGTTAGATCGCTTAACCCCCCTCATTGCTCAACTCGTCCCTGAATTGTATGTGATTCGAAGTGGGGAGCAATCTGTGGATGTGATTAATCGTGCTGCTAGTAAGGGGAAGGCAGTTCAATGGTTAGGCGAACACTATGGAATTCCTAGAGAACAAACGATTGCATTTGGAAACTTCGATAATGATATGACGATGTTAGAATTTGCGAGCATCGGGGTGGCTATGGCTAATGCACCAATACGAGTAAAAAAAATAGCTGATGTAATCACAGCGTCAAATGAAGAAGACGGTGTTGCCTCCTTCTTAGATGAGTATATTTTAAAAAATAAACCTACTGCTCGGTTACAGTTGTTTTCAAAGAAGGCGAATCTATAG
- a CDS encoding diguanylate cyclase domain-containing protein, producing the protein MKRLRDYVYAFFITVVLLTSLVIYNSFTSIETQSSNIIESLNPMETNLNRVLRNLLDQETGMRGYLNTDDSVFLESYYRSMKSFDHNIFNLLVLSESYPEIHLRVKEEFIPSATKTSESLNLQIERMAADPNLDVKVALKTTKADMDSFRVEHSLLSEMIGDEISKSIQQQQTSTWTGKVLVLISSVLSIITAVLLVLSYVRVNRLAHFKELAVSDGLTGIANRRSLDKYLQKQWTKHTLTKKRLGIIFVDIDYFKKYNDHYGHIFGDQVLIDVAAELEAVSKKYQAFCGRYGGEEFMIILKKATEKSIQELTEELVTAVETKNIEHAPSHYKKVTISVGGLLVKPTNKANVKCSVDGADKLLYQSKEDGRNRATVET; encoded by the coding sequence ATGAAAAGGTTACGAGATTATGTTTATGCATTCTTTATAACGGTTGTTTTACTCACAAGTCTGGTTATTTATAATTCCTTTACATCAATTGAAACGCAATCAAGCAATATTATCGAGTCGCTAAATCCTATGGAAACAAATCTGAATAGAGTGCTAAGAAACTTGCTAGATCAAGAGACGGGCATGAGAGGGTATCTAAACACTGACGATTCCGTGTTTCTAGAGTCTTACTACAGAAGTATGAAGAGTTTTGATCATAATATATTCAACCTCCTAGTCCTTAGTGAAAGCTACCCAGAGATCCATTTACGGGTTAAAGAAGAATTTATACCAAGTGCTACAAAGACAAGTGAGAGTTTGAATTTGCAAATCGAACGGATGGCAGCTGATCCGAATTTAGATGTGAAAGTAGCTTTAAAAACTACCAAGGCAGATATGGATAGCTTTCGAGTAGAACACAGCCTGTTATCTGAAATGATTGGTGATGAGATAAGTAAGTCTATACAGCAACAACAAACGAGCACATGGACAGGGAAGGTGCTGGTCCTTATATCCTCTGTTCTATCAATTATTACCGCTGTTCTATTGGTTTTATCTTATGTCAGAGTTAATAGGTTGGCCCACTTTAAAGAGTTAGCGGTCTCTGACGGATTAACAGGAATTGCAAATAGACGGTCCCTTGATAAATACTTGCAAAAACAATGGACCAAACATACCTTAACCAAAAAGAGACTAGGTATCATCTTTGTCGATATTGATTACTTTAAAAAATACAATGATCATTACGGACACATTTTTGGGGATCAAGTATTAATAGACGTAGCAGCTGAACTTGAGGCAGTGTCAAAGAAATACCAAGCATTCTGTGGAAGGTATGGTGGAGAAGAGTTCATGATTATCTTAAAGAAGGCAACGGAAAAGTCCATACAAGAGCTCACAGAAGAACTAGTCACAGCAGTCGAAACAAAGAATATTGAACATGCTCCTTCCCATTATAAGAAGGTAACGATAAGCGTTGGAGGGCTTTTAGTAAAGCCAACCAACAAAGCAAACGTTAAATGCTCGGTAGATGGAGCGGATAAATTACTTTATCAAAGTAAAGAGGATGGCAGGAATCGAGCAACGGTTGAAACGTAG
- a CDS encoding phosphate/phosphite/phosphonate ABC transporter substrate-binding protein, with product MKKALRWLGMSLATVSVAMMAACGGSEEVNQTSTGSSEVEAEASDGIDRSDWPEKFVYGILPTEDQAELARRFEPLVDYMEDRLGIEFELFIGNDYNALIEAMRNGHLHASGFGPFSYMLANERANAEAFAMGVEDPSEATYHAIFITLEDSGIDSLDDLEGTTIAYADPASASGHIFPKGMLINHLGLDMDTVDDHFDYVTFSGSHEASLYSILNGDVDVAGVCDTCIERVFERVQDHPNFEKLKVVVESDPIPRGPQAINMDLPESLRTAVIEAFHEMKDDPEAREFLEESGYNDYMPTDDSMYDIIRETAEALEMSADDLLN from the coding sequence ATGAAGAAAGCATTAAGATGGTTAGGGATGTCGCTTGCAACAGTATCAGTAGCAATGATGGCTGCTTGTGGAGGAAGTGAAGAGGTTAATCAAACGTCAACAGGAAGTTCAGAGGTTGAAGCTGAAGCATCAGACGGTATAGACCGTTCGGATTGGCCAGAAAAGTTTGTGTATGGCATCCTACCAACAGAAGATCAAGCGGAGTTAGCTAGACGATTTGAACCGCTTGTTGACTACATGGAAGACCGTCTTGGAATTGAGTTTGAGTTGTTTATTGGCAATGACTATAATGCATTGATTGAAGCGATGCGTAATGGACATTTACATGCATCTGGCTTTGGTCCTTTCTCGTATATGCTAGCAAATGAGCGAGCAAATGCAGAAGCCTTTGCGATGGGGGTAGAAGATCCTAGCGAGGCAACCTATCATGCGATCTTCATCACGTTAGAAGATTCGGGCATTGATTCTCTAGATGACCTTGAAGGCACAACAATTGCCTATGCTGACCCAGCTTCAGCATCTGGTCATATTTTTCCGAAAGGAATGTTAATTAACCATTTAGGATTAGATATGGATACAGTAGACGATCACTTTGATTATGTTACATTCTCAGGAAGTCATGAAGCATCACTATATTCTATTTTAAACGGTGATGTCGATGTTGCAGGCGTATGTGACACATGTATTGAACGTGTATTTGAGCGTGTTCAAGATCACCCAAACTTTGAAAAGCTAAAAGTGGTTGTTGAATCAGATCCAATACCTCGTGGACCACAAGCGATCAACATGGATTTACCTGAAAGTTTGCGTACTGCTGTGATTGAAGCATTCCATGAAATGAAGGATGACCCGGAAGCTCGTGAATTCCTAGAAGAGAGTGGATACAACGATTATATGCCAACCGATGATAGCATGTATGACATTATCCGTGAAACAGCTGAAGCATTAGAAATGAGTGCTGATGATCTACTGAATTAA
- a CDS encoding M3 family metallopeptidase, protein MNPRTLDTFLEEQNQIIEALYRPVLLNQWMAATTGEKEWNEKHEKALNHYFAHFSNAELFKKVVSYREQAQISSIQMRQLDDLYYKMVKNQLDPSVIAGSSELAKTISHSFNTYRPILKGDHITNNDILTILKKSTDDDERKEAWLASKQIGKKLEQPIIKLIHQRNEHAQALGYDNFYEMSFETQELNIDEVFNIFQQLKDRSDEPFRQVKDEIDEEISSKFNLSKEKIRPWHYVDPFFQEAPPVCGIELDSFYEGKDLEIILLDTFDAMGIDVRDVLEKSDLYPRENKNPFGFCTNTDRMSDIRVLVNLDQSVYWATALLHEFGHAAYFKYIDQDWPFLLRFHAHSLTTEAIAMFFGRMTKRFDWQQRFLEVEEAQLSGVKTHIVKMLQRQMLVNARWIMTFCFFERALYENPDQDLNRLWWQLVKDIQLINPPDDTSYPDWASKMHFSLAPATYQDYLLGELTASQLEHFIVDHISTNLYVPEVGQYLKENFFTYGASLHWNEKIKKATGESLNPRYFVEQFL, encoded by the coding sequence ATGAACCCACGAACACTCGATACTTTTCTAGAAGAGCAAAATCAGATCATCGAAGCTCTCTATCGACCTGTCTTACTCAACCAATGGATGGCTGCAACGACTGGGGAGAAGGAATGGAATGAAAAGCATGAGAAGGCACTGAATCACTATTTCGCTCATTTCTCCAATGCTGAGTTATTTAAGAAGGTCGTATCTTACAGAGAGCAGGCACAGATTTCCTCTATTCAAATGCGTCAGCTAGATGATTTGTATTATAAAATGGTGAAAAATCAACTTGACCCGAGTGTCATAGCGGGTTCGTCAGAGTTAGCAAAGACGATCTCTCATTCTTTCAACACATACAGACCTATTTTAAAAGGAGATCACATTACGAATAATGACATTCTCACTATACTGAAGAAGAGTACGGATGATGACGAACGGAAAGAAGCTTGGCTCGCAAGTAAGCAGATTGGTAAAAAGCTTGAACAGCCAATCATAAAGTTAATTCATCAGAGAAATGAACATGCACAGGCTTTGGGCTATGACAACTTTTATGAGATGAGCTTTGAGACACAGGAACTGAACATAGATGAGGTTTTCAACATTTTCCAACAATTAAAAGACCGATCGGATGAACCTTTTAGACAAGTGAAAGATGAGATTGATGAAGAAATCTCTAGTAAGTTCAATCTATCAAAAGAAAAGATTCGCCCTTGGCATTATGTAGACCCATTTTTTCAGGAAGCACCTCCCGTTTGTGGAATAGAGTTGGACTCATTTTATGAAGGGAAAGATCTGGAGATAATCTTGCTAGACACCTTTGATGCGATGGGGATTGATGTTCGAGACGTCCTTGAAAAAAGTGATTTATATCCACGAGAAAACAAAAATCCGTTTGGCTTTTGCACGAACACGGATCGTATGAGCGATATTCGAGTGCTAGTGAATCTAGATCAAAGTGTGTACTGGGCGACTGCCTTGTTACACGAGTTTGGACATGCGGCTTACTTTAAATATATTGATCAAGATTGGCCATTCCTTCTCCGCTTCCACGCGCATTCTCTTACCACAGAGGCCATTGCGATGTTCTTTGGACGAATGACGAAACGATTCGATTGGCAACAACGATTTCTTGAAGTTGAGGAAGCTCAACTGTCCGGAGTGAAAACTCACATTGTAAAAATGCTACAGCGCCAAATGTTAGTCAATGCCCGGTGGATCATGACTTTTTGTTTTTTCGAGAGAGCATTATATGAAAATCCTGATCAAGATCTAAATCGATTATGGTGGCAGCTGGTAAAGGATATCCAATTGATCAATCCGCCTGATGACACGAGCTATCCAGACTGGGCTTCTAAGATGCACTTTTCTTTAGCGCCAGCCACTTATCAAGATTATCTATTAGGCGAATTGACTGCCTCACAGCTCGAGCACTTTATTGTAGATCACATATCAACGAATTTATATGTCCCTGAAGTGGGGCAATATTTAAAGGAGAACTTCTTTACATACGGCGCTTCCTTACACTGGAATGAAAAAATCAAGAAAGCGACAGGAGAATCGTTGAACCCGAGGTATTTTGTTGAGCAGTTTTTGTAG
- the phnE gene encoding phosphonate ABC transporter, permease protein PhnE, giving the protein MNTYQKKRDQFTKRVVGVAAVILFIYSVIQLQILPERIINSWDRSQHLILGMFPPSLDAPIDIFGAALESLHVAVMGTVIGIVFSAILACLAARNLSPHISVSYAVKGFAAFVRAVPALIWAILFIIAVGLGPTPGILALAVNSIGMLVKVYAEAIEEMDVSIIEALKATGATQFQVIMQGVLPTMMSAFISWSVFRFDVNIRYAAVLGVVGAGGIGWELIRASRIMAYDQVLGVTLVIFGMIIGMEFLTRYLKKRTDLVSAKAAN; this is encoded by the coding sequence ATGAATACGTATCAAAAAAAGCGTGACCAATTCACCAAACGAGTAGTCGGAGTTGCTGCTGTCATTTTATTTATTTACAGCGTCATACAGCTACAGATTCTCCCAGAAAGGATCATTAATAGCTGGGATCGCAGTCAGCATTTAATCCTCGGGATGTTTCCACCATCACTCGACGCTCCGATTGATATTTTCGGGGCGGCACTAGAGTCGTTGCATGTGGCTGTAATGGGAACAGTCATTGGAATTGTATTTTCAGCTATTTTAGCATGTCTTGCAGCTAGGAATCTTTCACCGCATATTTCAGTGAGCTATGCGGTGAAAGGGTTTGCGGCTTTTGTTCGGGCGGTCCCGGCTTTAATTTGGGCAATTTTATTTATCATTGCGGTAGGATTAGGACCAACACCAGGCATACTTGCGTTAGCCGTGAATAGTATTGGAATGCTAGTAAAAGTGTATGCAGAAGCGATTGAGGAAATGGATGTGAGTATCATTGAAGCTCTTAAAGCTACTGGTGCTACCCAGTTCCAAGTTATTATGCAAGGGGTCCTACCGACAATGATGAGTGCTTTTATCTCATGGTCTGTGTTTCGCTTTGATGTCAACATTCGCTATGCTGCAGTTCTCGGCGTTGTTGGTGCTGGTGGGATTGGTTGGGAGCTAATACGTGCATCTCGAATCATGGCGTATGATCAAGTGCTAGGAGTCACACTTGTTATTTTTGGAATGATTATCGGGATGGAGTTTTTAACTCGTTATTTAAAGAAACGAACCGATTTAGTATCTGCCAAAGCGGCCAATTAA
- a CDS encoding PspC domain-containing protein has translation MGLKNKLRKSSTNKSITGVCGGIAEYFGISSFAVRLIFIFLPANILLYLILTNAMSDSPPSL, from the coding sequence ATGGGGTTGAAAAATAAGTTAAGAAAGTCATCAACAAATAAGTCTATAACAGGTGTTTGTGGTGGTATAGCCGAATATTTTGGTATATCTTCATTTGCGGTAAGACTTATATTTATATTTTTACCTGCCAATATACTTCTATATTTAATTCTTACTAATGCGATGTCTGATAGCCCACCGTCTTTATAA
- a CDS encoding DUF3231 family protein translates to MNYNHAHVKLTATEISYLWTTYIADSMSVCVLKYFLENIEDEDVKTLVTHALDLSQQHVEIIRGIFSDEGIVIPQGFTEQDVNLKAKRLFTDVFYLRYIHNMAKGGLATNGRVLQNIYRHDIHSFFSKCLTSTIELHSEANRILLEKGLAVRPPSIPYPQELEFVHKQSFILEGLGRRETLTGAEVTNLYANIQTNHIGTSMATALSQVAKSNKVRKFILRGKEIARKHIKVFSSYLEMGQLPVPISFDQEVSDSKESPFSDKLMMHHYALMIYAGIGNYGISISESQRSDLVVDYSRLTAEILKFSEDGVNLMIANEWLEQPPLASNRRDLAKE, encoded by the coding sequence TTGAACTATAATCACGCTCACGTTAAGTTAACAGCTACTGAAATATCCTATTTATGGACCACTTACATAGCTGATAGTATGTCAGTTTGTGTATTAAAGTATTTTCTTGAAAACATTGAGGATGAGGATGTTAAAACCCTTGTAACTCATGCCCTTGATTTATCCCAACAACATGTTGAAATAATTCGTGGGATTTTTTCAGATGAAGGGATTGTGATTCCACAAGGATTTACTGAACAAGATGTTAATTTAAAAGCAAAGCGTTTATTTACAGACGTTTTTTATTTGAGATATATACACAATATGGCTAAGGGCGGTTTAGCAACTAATGGACGAGTATTACAGAATATCTATCGTCACGATATACATTCGTTTTTTTCGAAATGTTTAACATCCACGATTGAATTACACAGTGAGGCTAATCGAATTTTATTAGAAAAAGGGTTAGCTGTTCGTCCACCATCTATTCCATATCCACAAGAATTGGAATTTGTTCACAAACAATCATTTATTTTAGAAGGTCTTGGGAGAAGAGAAACTCTTACAGGAGCAGAAGTAACTAATCTTTATGCAAATATCCAGACAAATCATATAGGAACAAGTATGGCTACTGCTCTTAGTCAAGTTGCTAAATCCAATAAAGTTCGAAAATTTATATTAAGGGGAAAAGAAATTGCCCGAAAGCATATAAAAGTTTTTAGTAGCTATTTGGAAATGGGGCAACTTCCTGTTCCAATATCATTTGACCAAGAAGTAAGCGATTCAAAAGAATCACCCTTTTCAGATAAATTAATGATGCATCACTATGCACTTATGATTTATGCTGGAATCGGAAACTACGGGATTTCTATTTCCGAAAGTCAGAGAAGTGATTTAGTCGTGGATTATTCACGTTTAACTGCGGAAATTTTGAAGTTCTCTGAGGATGGAGTGAATCTTATGATTGCAAACGAGTGGTTAGAACAGCCACCTCTAGCATCTAATCGAAGAGATTTGGCAAAGGAATAG
- a CDS encoding DUF2207 domain-containing protein — translation MGKQIIGIIVFVVFLLIPSHVLAADYEITNVDIQAYLQPDGDVTVNEQHTYEFSGEFGGIIRELIPKEGTDIIELEAFEGNTPLQIETDQSEHRIHREGRNETITIDLNYKIKNGVDVYADVAEFYWPFFDRSNESTYEQMTILVIPPEPTTDVIAFGYDEAYKTEAVLEDGQVQFAMGEVPRKRNGDIRVAYDVELFPTSVLTEDKEMHSAIAAAKQGLIDAEIAKLARKEWLESIGVILVPLFVFFLFFILVKAWLEARSMRATVMREVTHKNAVPTDTMSLPTTICYMNYHQLLPETTVAALLDLVRKGYVKKLDDKRFKLVNTTAMLPHEEKLVQWLFTEMGAEGEFSFDDIKMYLSNEKNHTTYQQLKANWQQAVKAELKEAGIYKNKVKYRFTIGFLSLLLVPFIVLFAMHDLISLTVLSIVISLGLLLFAIFYYPKTTKGLKLTIEWRHFKKIFPTMSESTWQRLTDDDRMRAFIFGLGSNEKKLMKKNESLVHAFNHTSGAQSSTAYGFDPTWLIIAAAATTHVQSAEETTGVSTSSGGISGGGSGTGGGGGGSGAF, via the coding sequence ATGGGTAAACAGATTATCGGAATAATCGTTTTTGTTGTATTCCTTTTGATCCCGAGCCACGTATTAGCTGCTGATTACGAAATTACCAATGTAGACATCCAAGCTTACTTACAGCCCGATGGTGATGTAACAGTTAATGAGCAGCATACGTATGAGTTTAGTGGTGAGTTTGGAGGAATTATTCGGGAATTAATACCTAAAGAAGGCACTGATATTATTGAGCTTGAGGCCTTTGAAGGAAATACACCATTACAGATTGAGACAGATCAAAGTGAACATCGAATTCACCGTGAGGGAAGAAATGAAACTATAACAATCGACCTGAACTATAAAATAAAAAATGGTGTTGACGTCTATGCTGATGTAGCTGAGTTTTACTGGCCGTTTTTTGATAGAAGTAATGAGTCAACATATGAACAGATGACGATTCTTGTCATCCCACCAGAGCCAACAACCGATGTGATTGCATTTGGGTATGATGAAGCATATAAGACGGAGGCTGTACTTGAAGATGGTCAGGTTCAGTTTGCGATGGGAGAGGTCCCTCGTAAGCGAAATGGGGACATTCGAGTCGCTTATGATGTGGAGCTTTTCCCTACAAGTGTGCTAACAGAAGACAAAGAGATGCATAGTGCGATTGCTGCTGCAAAACAGGGATTAATAGACGCTGAAATCGCCAAGTTAGCGCGGAAGGAATGGTTAGAATCAATCGGTGTGATTCTTGTGCCACTATTTGTATTCTTTCTCTTTTTCATCCTTGTGAAAGCGTGGCTTGAAGCAAGAAGCATGCGAGCAACAGTAATGCGCGAAGTCACTCACAAAAATGCCGTGCCAACAGACACGATGTCATTACCGACGACGATTTGTTATATGAATTACCATCAGCTGTTACCAGAAACGACAGTGGCCGCCTTATTAGATTTAGTTCGAAAAGGATATGTGAAGAAACTTGATGATAAACGATTTAAGTTAGTAAACACAACTGCTATGTTGCCCCATGAAGAAAAATTAGTTCAATGGCTCTTTACGGAAATGGGAGCAGAAGGTGAATTTAGTTTTGATGATATCAAAATGTACCTTAGTAATGAAAAGAATCACACTACCTATCAACAACTGAAGGCAAACTGGCAACAAGCCGTAAAAGCAGAGTTGAAAGAAGCAGGCATTTATAAAAATAAAGTGAAGTACCGGTTTACGATTGGCTTTCTCAGTTTATTGCTGGTGCCTTTCATTGTCTTATTTGCGATGCATGATTTAATAAGTCTAACCGTGTTATCAATAGTCATCAGTTTAGGCTTGTTACTGTTCGCGATATTCTATTACCCTAAGACCACGAAAGGATTGAAGCTGACAATAGAATGGCGACATTTCAAAAAAATATTCCCAACGATGTCAGAGTCAACGTGGCAAAGACTCACTGATGACGATAGAATGAGGGCATTTATTTTTGGGCTTGGAAGCAATGAGAAAAAGCTCATGAAGAAAAATGAATCACTCGTTCATGCCTTTAATCATACAAGTGGAGCTCAATCAAGTACTGCCTATGGCTTTGATCCTACCTGGCTAATTATTGCGGCGGCTGCTACAACCCATGTCCAAAGTGCGGAGGAAACGACCGGCGTAAGTACGAGTTCAGGCGGAATTTCCGGCGGCGGCTCAGGAACAGGCGGAGGTGGCGGAGGTTCAGGTGCCTTTTAA
- the phnC gene encoding phosphonate ABC transporter ATP-binding protein: MLKIEGLKKVYPDGTVGLKEINTTINKGELIAIIGPSGAGKSTFLRSINRLNEPTSGDIYVDGQNICTARGKKLRSIRRQIGMVFQGYNLIKRSTTVQNVLHGRLGYMSSLKGGFGRFSEADTKQALDILMRVGLEEQAFKKAGELSGGQQQRVGIARAIAQHPKLLLADEPIASLDPTSSQKVMNYLKMIGKEDGITTIVNLHQVDFAKEFADRIIGVKAGEIVFDGTPRELTDYTTEQLYR; encoded by the coding sequence ATCTTGAAAATTGAAGGTCTCAAAAAAGTATATCCTGATGGTACCGTTGGATTAAAAGAGATTAATACAACGATCAATAAAGGGGAGTTAATTGCGATTATCGGTCCTAGTGGAGCAGGGAAAAGTACGTTTTTACGTTCTATCAACCGGTTAAATGAACCAACCTCAGGTGATATCTATGTCGACGGGCAAAATATTTGTACCGCTAGAGGGAAGAAGCTTCGATCCATTCGCAGACAGATCGGCATGGTGTTTCAAGGATATAATTTAATTAAACGGTCGACTACGGTTCAAAATGTTCTTCATGGTCGACTCGGTTATATGAGTTCATTAAAAGGTGGATTCGGTCGTTTTAGTGAAGCTGATACGAAGCAAGCCCTTGATATTTTGATGCGTGTAGGCCTTGAAGAGCAAGCATTTAAGAAAGCCGGAGAGCTATCGGGTGGTCAGCAGCAACGTGTCGGAATTGCGAGGGCGATTGCTCAACATCCAAAGCTTTTATTAGCAGACGAACCAATTGCAAGTCTTGACCCTACTTCTTCTCAGAAAGTGATGAATTATCTCAAGATGATCGGTAAAGAAGATGGGATTACAACCATTGTAAATTTACACCAAGTTGATTTTGCTAAAGAATTTGCAGATCGAATCATTGGTGTAAAAGCCGGAGAGATTGTCTTTGACGGGACACCACGAGAGCTAACAGATTACACGACGGAACAGCTTTACCGCTAA
- a CDS encoding DNA-binding protein → MDFLYLALGIAAAGYFIGEGIKNINNPSSKNLMDYFDEENDHQLINQKDVHHELGVSKEDATNLIAEHPDIPHIELNGTVYYPKAKLKEWVKGVGSRS, encoded by the coding sequence ATGGATTTTCTTTACTTGGCACTAGGTATTGCCGCTGCGGGGTATTTTATCGGAGAAGGCATCAAAAACATAAACAATCCAAGCTCGAAGAACTTGATGGATTATTTTGATGAAGAGAATGATCATCAGCTCATTAATCAAAAAGACGTTCATCACGAACTTGGTGTATCAAAAGAAGATGCAACCAACCTTATAGCAGAACACCCAGACATTCCACATATTGAGTTAAACGGAACGGTGTATTACCCGAAAGCGAAGTTGAAGGAATGGGTAAAAGGTGTAGGGAGCCGTTCGTGA